The following proteins come from a genomic window of Methanothrix sp.:
- a CDS encoding S8 family peptidase yields the protein MGDQEKRLLSRKAVCIFSAALAAALLFSIVFAEDPFISDRAARWFQKEFRALMERDHSDTTPPVITNPRIFPYQMKRGDPRAEISANVYDRSGISSVYAEVGRKQVLMFDLDGDGRYIGYCGSNLAPGDYDINIVAVDRAGNAAISPCRSLKVLDPLDLNANRIEDSLESLGPEETRVIVLHDDNVTGSEGEKLRNLDILRGSAMLVPGNRIPELARLRGVRGIYRDQKLRILGEQCGGNGSELPGPPENPRRAATGLTGRGVTVALIDTGVDAEHESLDDLDDDPATPDPKIVAFVDMVNNLEKPYDDNGHGTHCASLISGTKGIGVAPGSRLVVLKVMDRDGSCYLSDALSALDWCAKNRDVYDIRVISFSVGGDKGSERPTLLDEACNRMVEDGIVVVVAAGNSGPSPSSIVVPGEAEEVITVGAIDAKGKIFERSSRGPTSDGRIKPDIVTIGVDVPSALAGTKNDESCMSGTSMAVPQVAGAAALILEGFGNLTPADVKRVLLRSADDLGDPGADNTFGWGAMNITRAVLCLREDPETVAGPELRSVDVSSNEANVGDLVVIEALVAGEVEEVTSTITGAGKEAEIPMVDFDLNSIYTTFWETGLWRPGDYTIKVELRGRYGERISRSIPFRLNPRRR from the coding sequence ATGGGCGATCAGGAGAAAAGGCTCCTAAGCAGAAAGGCGGTATGTATTTTCTCGGCAGCCCTAGCGGCTGCTCTTCTCTTCTCCATAGTCTTCGCCGAGGACCCGTTCATCTCAGACAGGGCGGCAAGATGGTTCCAGAAGGAGTTCAGGGCCCTTATGGAGAGGGATCACAGCGACACCACGCCGCCAGTGATAACCAATCCCAGGATTTTTCCTTACCAGATGAAGCGCGGCGATCCACGGGCTGAGATAAGCGCGAATGTGTACGACAGATCCGGCATCTCCTCGGTATACGCAGAGGTCGGCAGAAAACAGGTGCTAATGTTCGATCTGGACGGGGATGGAAGGTACATCGGCTACTGCGGCTCGAACCTGGCGCCAGGTGATTATGATATAAATATAGTTGCCGTGGACAGGGCAGGCAACGCGGCCATATCCCCGTGCAGGTCGCTCAAGGTTCTGGATCCTCTGGACCTCAACGCGAACAGGATAGAGGACTCGCTCGAATCGCTCGGCCCTGAGGAGACCAGGGTGATAGTGCTTCATGACGATAATGTGACAGGGTCAGAAGGCGAAAAACTGAGGAACCTGGATATTCTGAGAGGAAGTGCCATGCTCGTTCCGGGGAACAGGATCCCGGAGCTGGCAAGGCTCAGGGGCGTGAGGGGGATCTACAGGGATCAGAAGCTCAGGATCCTCGGGGAGCAGTGCGGGGGAAATGGATCAGAACTTCCAGGGCCACCTGAGAACCCCAGGAGGGCGGCAACAGGGTTGACAGGCAGGGGCGTGACGGTTGCGCTGATAGATACAGGCGTGGATGCGGAGCATGAATCTCTGGACGATCTTGATGATGATCCAGCCACACCAGACCCCAAGATCGTCGCGTTTGTCGATATGGTCAACAACCTTGAGAAGCCGTATGATGACAACGGCCATGGAACGCACTGCGCAAGCCTGATATCCGGCACAAAGGGCATCGGTGTTGCTCCCGGCTCCAGGCTCGTGGTGCTCAAGGTCATGGACCGGGATGGATCATGTTATCTATCAGACGCACTCTCTGCGCTCGACTGGTGTGCCAAGAACAGGGATGTGTATGATATCAGGGTGATATCATTCAGCGTCGGAGGGGACAAGGGCTCTGAGAGGCCGACGCTCCTCGACGAGGCCTGCAACAGGATGGTCGAGGATGGGATCGTCGTTGTTGTGGCGGCAGGCAACTCCGGCCCATCGCCGTCCTCCATCGTCGTTCCTGGAGAGGCTGAGGAGGTGATAACCGTCGGCGCCATAGACGCGAAAGGGAAGATCTTCGAGAGGTCCTCACGTGGCCCCACATCCGATGGGAGGATCAAGCCTGACATAGTGACCATCGGGGTCGATGTGCCGTCGGCGCTTGCGGGGACGAAGAACGATGAGAGCTGCATGAGCGGTACATCCATGGCTGTTCCACAGGTTGCTGGAGCTGCTGCTCTGATTCTGGAGGGCTTCGGGAACCTCACCCCAGCTGATGTAAAAAGGGTGCTTCTCAGATCAGCGGATGATCTGGGGGATCCGGGAGCGGATAACACATTCGGCTGGGGGGCGATGAACATCACAAGGGCAGTTCTCTGCCTCAGAGAGGACCCGGAAACGGTCGCTGGGCCTGAGCTTAGGAGTGTCGACGTGAGCTCGAATGAGGCGAACGTGGGGGATCTTGTTGTGATAGAGGCGCTCGTCGCAGGCGAGGTCGAGGAGGTTACATCAACAATAACAGGAGCTGGGAAGGAGGCGGAGATCCCGATGGTCGACTTTGATCTAAACAGCATCTACACCACCTTCTGGGAGACCGGCCTCTGGAGGCCGGGGGATTACACGATAAAAGTCGAGCTCCGCGGGAGGTATGGAGAAAGGATCAGCAGATCCATACCCTTTCGTCTGAACCCCAGGAGGAGATAG
- a CDS encoding rhodanese-like domain-containing protein encodes MIRRFITVLGMMLIISAVSMQWASAACPMCKPDYEEYPHEGFLKSLGPEEEKTSAPVISAKTERLKNPLFNKSLQTSETEAKSDKTQTTESAPVRSSSMLVPVTAVARSDVVLDVSNGASEYIDGAVHINYMDFYNENKKLKSVDEIAALLGSAGITPNDRVVLTGTDYDCPTCVGGPFAATFVYWLMLYIGHDESRLKLLDGDTADWKAAGLPVQSAPYVRPATTYTVQGIRSELLATNDYVRNADVQIVDSRTFDAFGQGSIPGALNIPYESVLENGRLKDESELASVFTGLTKDKPVVVYANTEFKASMVWFALRMMGYDARIYTWNDWLKNLPAFRMRLNSTLTRAEPNPSTPGPVRIHAVFELPEDGAENASGTEEGNLTKLSVMGCATCEPITVWAGSLTKNKNPGLSLGSSTQYFTCTAMIRDSQGGEVASVPMERVSDDEYVGTWDATNATPGSYSVSFVVTVYSLSKEFENALTVVIQ; translated from the coding sequence ATGATTCGCAGATTCATTACTGTGCTTGGAATGATGCTTATCATCTCCGCAGTTAGCATGCAGTGGGCAAGCGCTGCATGCCCGATGTGCAAGCCAGATTACGAAGAGTATCCGCATGAGGGGTTCCTGAAAAGCCTGGGGCCGGAGGAGGAGAAGACTTCAGCCCCGGTGATCTCCGCAAAGACAGAGAGGCTCAAGAACCCGCTATTCAACAAGAGCCTCCAGACGTCTGAGACAGAGGCGAAGAGCGATAAAACCCAGACGACCGAAAGCGCGCCGGTGAGATCGAGCAGCATGCTTGTGCCGGTCACAGCCGTCGCCCGCTCCGATGTGGTTCTGGATGTGAGCAATGGCGCAAGCGAGTACATAGACGGCGCGGTGCACATAAACTACATGGATTTCTACAACGAGAACAAGAAGCTCAAATCGGTGGATGAGATCGCAGCGCTTCTCGGAAGCGCAGGTATTACTCCAAATGACAGAGTGGTGCTGACAGGCACCGATTACGACTGCCCGACATGCGTGGGTGGGCCATTTGCGGCCACGTTCGTGTACTGGCTGATGCTGTACATAGGGCACGACGAGAGCAGGCTGAAGCTCCTGGATGGGGATACAGCAGACTGGAAGGCTGCAGGTCTACCTGTGCAGAGCGCACCGTATGTGAGACCTGCCACGACCTACACGGTTCAGGGGATCAGATCGGAGCTGCTGGCCACGAATGATTACGTGAGGAACGCTGATGTGCAGATCGTGGATTCCAGGACATTCGATGCGTTCGGCCAGGGATCGATACCGGGAGCCCTGAACATACCCTACGAATCGGTCCTCGAAAATGGCAGGCTGAAGGACGAGTCCGAGCTGGCGAGCGTCTTCACAGGCCTTACAAAGGATAAGCCTGTTGTTGTCTACGCGAACACAGAGTTCAAGGCGTCGATGGTCTGGTTTGCGCTGAGGATGATGGGATACGATGCCAGGATCTACACATGGAACGACTGGCTTAAGAACCTGCCAGCATTCAGGATGAGGCTCAACAGCACACTGACAAGAGCTGAGCCGAATCCCTCGACCCCCGGACCTGTGAGGATCCACGCGGTCTTTGAGCTGCCGGAGGATGGCGCAGAGAACGCGAGCGGGACTGAGGAGGGGAATCTGACGAAGCTCAGCGTGATGGGCTGTGCCACATGCGAGCCCATAACGGTGTGGGCAGGCTCGCTCACGAAGAACAAGAACCCAGGGCTGAGCCTGGGCAGCTCCACGCAGTACTTCACATGCACCGCTATGATAAGGGATTCGCAGGGCGGTGAGGTCGCGTCTGTTCCCATGGAGAGGGTCTCTGATGATGAGTACGTCGGGACGTGGGACGCGACAAACGCAACCCCTGGCAGCTACTCAGTCAGCTTTGTTGTGACGGTGTACTCGCTCTCAAAGGAGTTCGAGAACGCCCTCACAGTTGTGATCCAGTAG
- a CDS encoding NosD domain-containing protein, giving the protein MTCSAATIHAGSDIQRSIDAASPGDTIIVGPGVYEKFTVNKRLNLIGNGATVIASSSDACISVEADMVNISGFAVRNGLYGIRLSRVRGCSITNNTVTGCKQPGIVLLTSSGNIIANNNASYNGVVGEGWYGIYLTDSSNDNLIVNNIASNNGAYGIHLSTSCSNNTVRGNTLNGNMYGVYMFTGCSNNIIEENLISGNKANGIDLRFNCKQNVIKNNTITDNQVAGISLLDSGENEILSNDIRSNMRFGIQIQGRSDGNTVVGNNITQSPTGIFVESNSNIFYSNYLIDNVVQAVDRGENIWNAPYPAGGNAWSDYTGADEHSGPAQDVPGADGFGDTPREISNRSRDMYPVMGYELRPIRIMNASVPEEIEAGEQLLIKAWIESLNGLSQVSARIPESRSYVRLYQAGDHYEGSLTTALLDPGEYSVVITATDRRGYELEEAIGKFRITPRAGRSFEAAMAQLRGRS; this is encoded by the coding sequence ATGACATGCAGCGCAGCCACAATACATGCTGGAAGCGATATACAGAGGAGCATAGATGCCGCGTCTCCGGGAGATACCATAATTGTGGGACCGGGAGTTTATGAGAAGTTTACAGTGAACAAGCGCCTGAACCTCATAGGCAATGGGGCGACTGTCATAGCATCATCTTCAGATGCATGCATAAGCGTTGAGGCGGACATGGTGAACATAAGCGGATTTGCAGTGAGAAACGGCCTCTACGGGATACGGCTGAGCAGGGTCAGGGGATGCAGCATCACAAACAACACCGTGACAGGATGCAAGCAGCCGGGAATTGTTCTTCTCACATCCTCCGGGAACATAATTGCGAACAACAACGCCAGCTACAACGGCGTCGTCGGGGAGGGCTGGTACGGGATATACCTCACGGACTCCTCCAACGATAATCTGATCGTGAACAATATCGCTAGCAACAACGGGGCGTATGGAATACACCTCTCAACATCATGCTCGAACAACACGGTGAGAGGGAACACGCTCAACGGCAACATGTACGGGGTCTACATGTTCACAGGCTGCTCGAACAACATCATAGAGGAGAACCTGATCTCTGGGAACAAGGCGAACGGGATCGATCTGCGGTTCAACTGCAAGCAAAACGTGATAAAAAACAACACGATCACCGATAACCAGGTCGCGGGGATATCCCTCCTGGACTCAGGCGAAAACGAGATCCTCAGCAACGATATACGCTCCAACATGAGGTTCGGAATACAGATACAGGGAAGGAGCGATGGCAACACTGTGGTGGGGAACAACATCACTCAAAGCCCCACAGGGATCTTCGTGGAGTCGAACAGCAACATCTTTTACTCCAATTACCTCATCGACAATGTGGTCCAGGCGGTGGACAGAGGGGAGAACATATGGAACGCTCCGTACCCTGCTGGAGGGAACGCATGGAGCGATTACACCGGTGCTGATGAGCACAGCGGACCTGCTCAGGACGTACCCGGGGCGGATGGATTCGGTGACACTCCTAGAGAGATCAGCAACCGCTCGAGGGACATGTACCCGGTCATGGGATACGAGCTCAGGCCGATCAGGATAATGAATGCGAGCGTGCCGGAGGAGATTGAAGCTGGAGAACAGCTTCTCATAAAGGCATGGATCGAATCCCTCAATGGTCTATCACAGGTATCAGCACGGATCCCTGAGTCGAGGTCGTATGTGCGTCTCTACCAGGCCGGTGATCACTACGAGGGCTCTCTCACCACCGCACTTCTTGATCCCGGTGAGTACTCCGTTGTGATCACAGCGACGGACAGAAGAGGATATGAACTAGAAGAGGCTATAGGAAAGTTCAGGATCACACCCAGGGCCGGACGCAGCTTTGAGGCTGCGATGGCCCAGCTGAGAGGAAGATCATGA
- a CDS encoding methyltransferase domain-containing protein: MTECYVHGYSDREAERLSDQAATLAHLLHFDTSYQRGRLVLEAGCGTGSQSRILAASSPHAVIISLDISRSSLLRAGAELKSLNAANIRLLQADTFRLPFDDETFDDIFVCFLLEHLKEPDMALAELYRVLKKGGTITVIEGDHGSCYFYPETPEALRVWRCLIDVQASIGCDSLIGRRLYPLIKAAGFTGISVSPRMVYSDETHPEMVEGFVRRTIIPMVEGVRDQAISNGMADRESWDKGIADLYRTAEPPSGTFCYTFFKAKAIK; this comes from the coding sequence ATGACAGAATGCTACGTTCACGGCTACTCAGATCGTGAGGCTGAGCGGCTATCAGACCAGGCTGCGACACTCGCACATCTGCTGCACTTCGACACATCATATCAGAGAGGGCGTCTGGTTCTCGAGGCCGGCTGCGGTACAGGCTCGCAATCCAGGATCCTTGCCGCATCCAGCCCGCATGCTGTAATAATCTCGCTGGACATATCCAGGAGCTCCCTTCTGAGAGCAGGAGCTGAGCTGAAGAGTCTCAATGCTGCAAACATCAGGCTGCTCCAGGCAGATACATTCCGCTTGCCGTTCGATGATGAGACATTTGATGACATCTTCGTCTGCTTCCTTTTAGAGCACCTCAAGGAGCCAGATATGGCGCTTGCAGAGCTGTACAGAGTTCTCAAGAAGGGCGGCACTATAACCGTGATCGAAGGTGATCACGGATCCTGCTACTTTTATCCAGAGACCCCTGAGGCACTCAGGGTATGGCGCTGTCTTATCGATGTACAGGCATCAATCGGCTGCGACTCACTCATAGGCCGGCGACTATATCCGCTGATCAAGGCAGCAGGCTTTACCGGCATATCCGTATCCCCGCGAATGGTGTATAGCGATGAGACGCACCCCGAGATGGTGGAGGGATTTGTCAGAAGGACCATCATACCGATGGTCGAAGGTGTGAGGGACCAGGCGATCTCAAATGGCATGGCAGATAGGGAGTCCTGGGATAAAGGGATCGCTGACCTCTATCGCACAGCAGAGCCTCCTTCCGGAACCTTCTGCTACACCTTCTTCAAGGCAAAAGCAATAAAGTAG
- the surE gene encoding 5'/3'-nucleotidase SurE — MRRILVTNDDGIYAPGLRAAVRSVEDLGEVVVVAPSGQRSGVGRSVSVFEPLRMAEVSLDGKRAYAVSGTPTDSVILGIFVVMKGELPDLAVSGINVGENISTDTVTTSGTIGAAIEAASYGIPAIAASIQVADQGDKFDNNHSVEYRFDTAVSILRRIAIRVLERGMPEGVDILNINLPLNATEETEIVVTRLARKIFRTAVEERRDPRGRPYYWIGGDLICSEREGTDVRAVYQDGKISVTPLTIDSTARVDFAEVLDLVET; from the coding sequence ATGCGCAGGATACTTGTCACGAACGATGACGGGATTTATGCCCCCGGGCTCCGGGCGGCGGTGAGGAGCGTCGAGGATCTTGGTGAAGTGGTGGTGGTAGCACCGTCCGGCCAGAGGAGCGGAGTTGGCAGGTCTGTCTCGGTATTCGAGCCGCTGAGAATGGCAGAGGTGAGCCTCGACGGGAAAAGAGCGTATGCGGTCTCCGGCACCCCAACAGACTCAGTCATACTGGGCATATTTGTTGTGATGAAAGGAGAGCTCCCGGATCTCGCAGTCTCTGGCATAAATGTGGGGGAGAACATCAGCACAGACACCGTCACAACCAGCGGAACCATCGGCGCTGCCATAGAGGCCGCCAGTTATGGGATTCCCGCGATCGCTGCGTCGATACAGGTCGCGGATCAGGGCGACAAGTTCGATAACAACCACTCGGTGGAGTACAGGTTCGACACAGCAGTCAGTATTCTTCGCAGGATCGCTATCAGGGTCCTGGAGAGGGGCATGCCTGAAGGGGTCGATATCCTGAACATCAACCTGCCGCTGAACGCCACAGAGGAGACGGAGATAGTCGTCACCAGGCTCGCAAGGAAGATATTCAGGACCGCCGTGGAGGAGCGCAGGGATCCAAGAGGACGTCCGTACTACTGGATCGGAGGGGATCTGATATGCAGCGAGAGGGAGGGCACGGATGTCAGGGCGGTGTATCAGGATGGCAAGATCTCGGTGACCCCGTTAACGATCGATTCCACAGCAAGGGTCGATTTCGCGGAAGTTCTTGATCTTGTGGAGACCTAG
- a CDS encoding cation:proton antiporter — protein sequence METELLRDVVIIFGLSSAVLFLFHRIRMPAILGYLITGVIAGPQCLGLIRSLDQVAVLAEIGVILLLFTVGIEISLKDMLQIKRFVLVGGFLQVMFTTLAVLFVLVNLDRPLGEAAALGFMVSLSSTAIVLRIIQQRGEFDALHGRTILGILIFQDIIVVPMMLLIPMLPGAAVSRAESPLFIILKAMLLIAVVIVGAKWIVPEILYQVLKTRDHELFILFTVGMCFAVAWLSSFAGLSLGLGAFLAGLVISESPYSLHAIGNIRPLRDAFSSFFFVSIGMLLDLRVLMENTAFIIALTICVILIKAITSALATSIIGLPVRMVVLVSLALSQVGEFSFILSKVGLDSGIISPEVYQLLLDVTVLTMAATTFMIAISHRVAAGFSQLSRYDELDGIGKRQTLRDHLIIVGFGVNGRNVAMAARSKGIPYVVADVNPDIVRSEGGNGEPIYYGDATQESVLRHLGIRDARVIVIAISDPLATRQIVEMARRLNEDIFIIARTRYVQEVGALHSLGADEVVPEEYETSVKIFAKVLERYQLSRDDIERIVEDVRAGDYSLFRSVCEEAYCDANLKPMGKVIYTIRVPEGSKAAGRPLDELGIEGILAINRGDETLKPIGGLRLQEGDILIVIGPPEKIREVESMLTETASDSER from the coding sequence TTGGAGACAGAGCTGCTCAGGGATGTGGTGATCATATTTGGCCTGTCCTCAGCTGTGCTCTTCCTCTTCCACAGGATCAGGATGCCTGCGATTCTGGGGTATCTCATAACAGGTGTTATTGCCGGCCCCCAGTGTCTGGGTTTGATCCGCTCCCTGGATCAGGTCGCGGTCCTGGCGGAGATCGGCGTTATACTGCTTCTCTTCACGGTCGGCATAGAGATCTCGCTCAAGGATATGCTCCAGATAAAGAGGTTTGTTCTGGTCGGTGGCTTTCTCCAGGTGATGTTCACCACACTTGCGGTGCTTTTTGTTCTGGTGAATCTGGATAGGCCGCTTGGAGAGGCTGCGGCACTGGGATTCATGGTATCGCTCAGCAGCACTGCCATAGTTCTCAGGATAATACAGCAGAGAGGGGAGTTTGATGCGCTTCACGGGCGGACCATACTTGGCATACTGATATTTCAGGACATCATAGTGGTCCCGATGATGCTGCTCATACCAATGCTGCCCGGAGCAGCGGTATCCAGAGCGGAATCACCTCTGTTCATCATCCTCAAAGCGATGCTGCTCATAGCAGTCGTGATCGTAGGCGCGAAGTGGATCGTGCCGGAGATTCTCTATCAGGTTTTGAAGACGAGGGATCACGAGCTTTTCATCCTCTTCACGGTAGGCATGTGCTTTGCTGTGGCATGGCTCAGCTCTTTCGCAGGGCTCTCTCTGGGACTGGGCGCATTTCTGGCCGGGCTGGTGATATCCGAGTCTCCCTACAGTCTCCACGCGATCGGGAACATCCGACCGCTGCGTGATGCATTCTCAAGCTTCTTTTTCGTATCCATCGGCATGCTTCTCGATCTCAGGGTGCTCATGGAGAACACAGCATTCATCATAGCTCTTACAATATGTGTCATATTAATAAAAGCAATAACATCAGCATTGGCGACATCCATCATCGGTCTTCCAGTGCGCATGGTGGTGCTTGTCAGCCTGGCGCTGAGCCAGGTCGGGGAGTTCTCCTTCATACTCTCCAAGGTCGGTCTGGACTCAGGTATCATATCCCCTGAGGTGTACCAGCTGTTGCTTGATGTGACAGTGCTGACGATGGCCGCCACAACCTTCATGATAGCCATCTCTCACAGAGTAGCGGCTGGCTTCTCACAGCTCTCAAGATACGATGAGCTTGATGGGATCGGAAAGCGTCAGACGCTAAGGGACCATCTCATAATCGTTGGCTTCGGGGTGAATGGAAGAAACGTTGCCATGGCAGCTAGGTCGAAGGGCATACCGTATGTTGTAGCAGATGTAAATCCAGATATTGTGAGGAGCGAGGGCGGGAATGGAGAACCCATCTACTACGGGGACGCGACACAGGAGTCGGTGCTGAGGCATCTCGGAATAAGAGATGCCAGGGTGATAGTGATCGCCATCTCAGATCCACTGGCCACACGCCAGATCGTCGAGATGGCAAGACGTCTCAATGAGGATATTTTTATAATAGCCAGAACCCGATACGTTCAGGAGGTTGGGGCCCTTCACAGCCTCGGCGCAGACGAGGTCGTTCCAGAGGAGTACGAGACATCTGTCAAGATATTCGCGAAGGTTCTTGAGAGGTATCAGCTCTCCAGGGACGATATCGAGAGGATTGTGGAGGACGTGCGCGCCGGGGATTACAGCCTCTTTCGCAGTGTATGCGAGGAGGCATACTGCGATGCAAACCTGAAGCCCATGGGAAAGGTGATCTACACCATAAGAGTGCCTGAGGGCTCAAAGGCTGCAGGCAGACCCCTCGATGAGCTCGGCATCGAGGGCATACTTGCGATAAACAGGGGAGATGAGACGCTGAAGCCCATCGGCGGATTGAGGCTGCAGGAAGGCGACATTCTGATAGTGATCGGCCCACCTGAAAAGATCCGTGAGGTCGAGAGCATGCTGACTGAAACTGCCTCTGACTCAGAGCGCTGA
- a CDS encoding class I SAM-dependent methyltransferase, with protein MQINKMLNLGEDECVFLAEESLEDLIWLPVTRNIVAEADDFDRAIAVNDRTLALYSEPQDLWILITDLYSEIRPVSDLIRRMDCRRVNVNADDLFQAIVECLSVSLMEGVFCESCMESGAVHHPEDRVSRLECMLRELLDDVVFDGASVLEVGCGSGTGTMVLRTLGADPWAMDIDRCEVCQGLRSGALDPMRTFVLDARLLPRFFSAESFDAVMGFMVGLIDDSNWHIWKEIIARSSSLARNTVLYTVYSRREAERVADLLGTLGWEGRLIDNSSSIAVYDQWVYLGWREGS; from the coding sequence GTGCAGATTAACAAGATGCTCAATCTCGGAGAGGATGAGTGCGTCTTCCTTGCAGAGGAGTCCCTGGAGGATCTCATATGGCTTCCGGTCACAAGGAACATTGTGGCTGAGGCTGATGATTTCGATCGAGCCATTGCTGTTAACGACAGAACACTTGCGCTGTACTCGGAGCCTCAGGATCTCTGGATTCTCATTACAGATCTCTACTCGGAGATCAGGCCGGTGAGTGATCTCATCAGACGCATGGATTGCAGGAGGGTTAATGTGAATGCTGACGATCTCTTCCAGGCGATTGTGGAGTGCCTCTCGGTATCTCTGATGGAGGGCGTATTCTGCGAGAGCTGTATGGAGAGCGGCGCTGTTCACCATCCTGAGGACAGGGTATCCAGACTTGAGTGCATGCTGAGAGAGCTCCTCGATGATGTGGTGTTCGATGGAGCCAGCGTGCTTGAGGTTGGATGCGGAAGCGGCACTGGGACGATGGTTCTGAGAACGCTCGGAGCAGATCCGTGGGCAATGGACATAGACCGATGCGAGGTGTGCCAGGGTCTGAGATCCGGCGCTCTGGATCCCATGAGAACGTTCGTGCTGGATGCGAGGCTCCTCCCCAGGTTCTTCAGCGCGGAGAGCTTCGATGCTGTGATGGGATTCATGGTGGGGCTGATAGACGACTCGAACTGGCATATCTGGAAGGAGATAATAGCCAGATCATCATCTCTCGCCAGGAATACCGTCCTATACACAGTTTACTCGAGGAGGGAGGCTGAGAGGGTCGCAGATCTCCTCGGGACTCTCGGATGGGAGGGCAGGCTGATCGATAACAGCAGCTCCATAGCTGTATACGATCAGTGGGTGTATCTGGGATGGAGAGAGGGCTCCTGA
- a CDS encoding methanogenesis marker 8 protein, with product MAEHLAEMAKALVRIRDGVPEVLTDPQIRFCPLRRDLYGIHEENRETVENVIRSHIRDLGMYSPHRVLELAEDPVSFGASEILMDGMIEGLVNAAVVVCDGAGTAVITRPDVLQAVGAHMTGLIKTEPVKEIQDGLEERGCILIDRNATIDQIRGFVAALDAGFERVAVTITGTMSCDARDLRAIGARAERRPLILAVHTTGIGRDEAVALAESCDIIWSCASSAVRDVVGARAMLQIGISIPVFAMTQEGKRLVLNRALHFKGPLVIHRSSLPYLHADRQPRPLI from the coding sequence ATGGCAGAGCATCTTGCTGAGATGGCGAAGGCGCTGGTGAGGATCAGGGATGGGGTGCCTGAGGTCCTGACCGATCCCCAGATCAGGTTCTGCCCTCTCAGGAGGGATCTCTACGGGATCCATGAGGAGAACCGTGAGACAGTGGAAAATGTGATTCGCAGTCACATCAGGGATCTCGGCATGTACAGCCCGCATCGGGTTCTTGAGCTTGCAGAGGATCCGGTGAGCTTCGGCGCATCGGAGATCCTCATGGATGGAATGATCGAGGGCCTGGTGAACGCTGCTGTCGTTGTCTGCGACGGCGCCGGGACTGCTGTCATAACCAGACCGGATGTGCTGCAGGCTGTCGGAGCGCACATGACAGGGCTCATAAAGACAGAGCCCGTAAAGGAGATCCAGGATGGCCTGGAGGAGCGGGGATGCATCCTTATCGATAGGAATGCTACCATAGACCAGATCAGGGGTTTCGTGGCCGCACTCGATGCGGGCTTTGAGCGGGTTGCTGTTACCATAACTGGCACCATGTCCTGTGATGCCAGAGATCTTCGTGCGATAGGGGCGAGGGCTGAAAGGAGGCCTTTGATCCTTGCGGTACACACCACCGGCATAGGCAGGGATGAGGCTGTCGCACTGGCAGAGAGCTGTGATATCATCTGGTCCTGCGCATCAAGCGCTGTGAGGGATGTCGTGGGAGCGAGGGCAATGCTCCAGATAGGCATCTCAATACCGGTCTTCGCCATGACCCAGGAGGGAAAGCGGCTCGTCCTGAACAGGGCGCTCCACTTCAAGGGCCCACTTGTGATACACAGATCGAGCCTGCCGTATCTGCATGCAGATCGCCAGCCAAGGCCTCTGATTTAG